Proteins encoded together in one Phoenix dactylifera cultivar Barhee BC4 unplaced genomic scaffold, palm_55x_up_171113_PBpolish2nd_filt_p 001323F, whole genome shotgun sequence window:
- the LOC103717177 gene encoding MACPF domain-containing protein At4g24290-like, which yields MGPKLYVNTNVVDVGKRPVTGLRLYLEGRRSNSLAIHLQHLSSLPRIFELQDDPTNSSSHESHDRKYYEPLQWRHFSHICTAPVESSDFSIVTGDQLHVAHHGLKKVLFLRLHFSTVTNATLVKNPEWGGSPGLAQKSGLISTLISTHFTAAFQKQPPRPADVNINSAVYPGGPPVPIQTPKLLKLVDTTEMVRGPQDMPGYWVVSGAKLHVERGKISLHVRYSLLTVCLPDDEVFME from the exons ATGGGTCCTAAGCTTTATGTCAATACTAATGTG GTTGACGTAGGCAAGAGGCCAGTGACTGGCCTTCGCTTGTActtggaagggaggagaagcaaCAGCTTAGCAATTCATCTGCAACATCTGTCTTCTCTTCCTCGAATCTTTGAGCTCCAGGATGACCCCACCAACAGCTCCTCTCATGAATCACATGATCGCAAATACTACGAACCTCTTCAATGGAGACACTTTTCCCACATCTGCACTGCCCCTGTTGAATCTAGTGATTTCTCAATCGTCACTGGGGATCAGTTGCATGTAGCGCACCATGGCCTCAAGAAAGTCCTTTTCCTTCGCCTACACTTCTCAACTGTTACTAATGCTACGCTGGTCAAGAATCCAGAGTGGGGGGGATCTCCTGGCTTGGCTCAAAAATCTGGCCTCATCTCAACACTGATCAGCACCCACTTTACTGCTGCCTTCCAAAAGCAGCCACCTCGGCCTGCAGACGTGAACATCAACTCAGCAGTATATCCTGGTGGACCTCCAGTTCCAATACAGACTCCGAAGCTTCTTAAATTAGTTGATACAACTGAGATGGTGCGGGGTCCGCAGGATATGCCTGGTTACTGGGTGGTCTCTGGAGCAAAACTGCACGTGGAGAGGGGTAAGATCTCTCTGCATGTTAGGTACTCACTTTTGACAGTTTGTTTGCCTGATGATGAAGTGTTTATGGAATAG